A region of Kribbella sp. NBC_01245 DNA encodes the following proteins:
- a CDS encoding restriction endonuclease fold toxin-2 domain-containing protein — translation MQQGAADSAERTVEGRPAASTGPDKNSPDSRLDEVQKDRPDRPSNRPAGDAADVVDQRNRRDAATTENPQTSCEATSAAHDASDRLPAKMHEKMLQSPVFTRLGWGSGGDAHSRKEGDVRARDPREQAVGPEGRQDGGEPEIADVPEPATRNGEPAGLDSDSLDGPPSPEKQAEGDSASSSEETAGAGPETPVVADAPNQADEIAATPEDRTLDSEARDDPKSTEPRSDSELADQRSVDEVDAVATVGADEEQRHRLDAAVDTQSTVQDAAMPEGESLTTLPDGKTVAEGRKESETSLLASNADASGSVQTGLEERQWTDPEKRRSWVEERLADPEHTKPVTSDKPWAQYQRARVGDVEVELQTAEPGSTIWADGLEIDPDTVVVVEVKYVTRPDRSLYEGTVPPRMLEVMLRPFDREMYRYASVVQHNANPVERIRLVTSTDAAARFLGERARRILGEDIDLDIQVWSEEEH, via the coding sequence GTGCAGCAGGGTGCCGCCGATTCGGCCGAGCGAACCGTCGAGGGGCGACCCGCAGCCTCGACCGGGCCGGACAAAAACTCGCCTGATTCGCGGCTGGACGAGGTTCAGAAAGACCGGCCGGATCGACCGTCGAATCGGCCCGCAGGTGACGCCGCAGACGTCGTGGACCAGCGAAACCGCCGCGACGCAGCAACGACCGAAAACCCACAGACGTCCTGCGAGGCCACATCGGCCGCGCATGATGCCTCTGACCGGTTGCCCGCGAAAATGCACGAAAAGATGCTTCAAAGCCCGGTCTTTACGCGCCTCGGCTGGGGATCCGGCGGCGATGCTCACTCCCGAAAAGAAGGCGATGTCCGTGCTCGAGACCCGAGGGAACAGGCAGTAGGTCCTGAGGGGCGACAGGACGGCGGCGAACCGGAGATCGCTGATGTGCCCGAGCCAGCGACGCGGAACGGCGAGCCTGCGGGTCTCGATTCCGACAGCCTCGACGGACCCCCTTCTCCCGAGAAGCAAGCCGAAGGCGACTCCGCGAGCAGCAGTGAGGAGACCGCGGGCGCCGGTCCGGAGACGCCGGTCGTAGCCGACGCTCCGAACCAAGCAGACGAGATCGCGGCTACGCCCGAGGACAGGACCCTGGACTCCGAAGCCAGAGACGACCCGAAGAGCACAGAACCACGCTCCGACAGTGAGCTGGCCGACCAACGCAGCGTCGACGAAGTGGACGCGGTTGCAACAGTTGGTGCCGATGAAGAGCAGCGACATCGGCTCGATGCTGCAGTTGACACCCAGTCGACGGTGCAGGATGCCGCGATGCCAGAAGGCGAGTCGCTCACGACGCTCCCCGATGGCAAAACTGTCGCAGAAGGCCGGAAGGAGTCAGAGACTTCGCTGCTGGCGTCGAACGCCGATGCCTCGGGCAGTGTTCAGACTGGTTTGGAGGAGCGCCAGTGGACGGATCCCGAGAAGCGTCGCAGCTGGGTCGAAGAACGGCTGGCTGATCCGGAACACACGAAACCGGTCACGTCGGATAAACCGTGGGCGCAATACCAAAGGGCGCGCGTTGGAGATGTCGAGGTAGAACTACAGACGGCGGAGCCTGGCAGCACGATCTGGGCAGACGGCCTGGAGATCGACCCTGACACGGTGGTCGTGGTGGAGGTGAAGTATGTGACGCGTCCCGATCGCAGCCTGTATGAGGGCACAGTGCCGCCGCGCATGCTCGAGGTCATGCTGCGCCCGTTCGATCGCGAGATGTACCGCTATGCAAGTGTCGTGCAACACAATGCCAATCCCGTTGAGAGGATCAGACTCGTGACGAGTACGGACGCCGCAGCGCGCTTCCTGGGAGAGCGAGCACGAAGGATCCTCGGCGAGGACATCGACCTGGATATCCAGGTCTGGTCGGAGGAAGAGCACTAA
- a CDS encoding HD domain-containing protein, producing the protein MSALPTDFPQVPLKQMDPSMLVFELGREVHRLMPESSELITSAAAMASFLHRRQTRFVRGRLPWVPYIEHPLRVALRLMRWGVRDPEVLAAALLHDVVEDCSEELLRIFGRQAETARGCLARLFGDGTAQHVHQVTNPAAVVDLESYQIHMTALAWSRIPALLIKASDLKDNAGSIPYQLGYGQDERMLRRLRKYLPCVREVARGLSAMGLEATSEFAWSAAAADLRRLTAELEELAGELGIVV; encoded by the coding sequence ATGAGCGCACTGCCCACTGACTTTCCGCAGGTCCCACTCAAACAGATGGATCCGTCGATGCTCGTTTTCGAGCTCGGCCGTGAGGTTCACCGACTCATGCCCGAGTCGAGCGAGCTCATCACCTCCGCCGCTGCGATGGCATCCTTCCTGCACCGCAGGCAAACCAGGTTCGTTCGTGGTCGTCTGCCGTGGGTGCCGTACATCGAGCACCCGCTTCGCGTCGCGCTACGGCTGATGCGATGGGGCGTTCGTGATCCAGAGGTCTTGGCCGCGGCTCTGCTGCATGACGTAGTAGAGGACTGCTCCGAAGAACTGCTCCGCATATTTGGTCGTCAAGCCGAGACGGCACGGGGTTGCCTGGCTCGGCTCTTCGGCGATGGGACGGCACAGCACGTGCATCAGGTCACGAACCCTGCTGCCGTGGTCGACCTGGAGAGCTACCAGATCCACATGACGGCACTGGCCTGGTCGCGGATTCCCGCGTTGTTGATCAAGGCCAGCGATCTCAAAGACAATGCTGGATCGATCCCCTACCAGCTGGGATACGGGCAGGATGAGCGGATGCTGCGTCGGCTTCGTAAGTACCTGCCGTGCGTGCGCGAGGTTGCACGGGGCTTAAGTGCTATGGGGCTCGAGGCAACATCTGAGTTCGCTTGGTCTGCGGCTGCAGCCGACCTGCGCCGGCTTACAGCAGAGTTGGAAGAGCTGGCCGGCGAGCTGGGCATTGTGGTGTGA
- a CDS encoding NADAR family protein: MGQFDQSPMFAGELAFLSNFDQTPFLMPLLDAEVASAEHAFNALKTVDEDQQHHVLEAPTPGESKRRGRRVPLRPGWDAGVRVWAMRQVLTAKFAVPALRYQLVRTEGRVLVETNHWHDQYWGSCFCPRHEQTPGMNMLGELLMVIRARHRSTT; encoded by the coding sequence GTGGGCCAGTTCGATCAGTCACCCATGTTCGCCGGAGAGCTCGCTTTCCTGTCGAACTTTGACCAGACACCGTTCCTCATGCCGCTCCTGGACGCCGAGGTTGCTTCGGCGGAGCACGCGTTCAACGCATTGAAGACCGTCGACGAAGACCAGCAGCATCACGTGCTCGAGGCGCCGACGCCGGGGGAGAGCAAGCGCCGCGGGCGCCGGGTGCCCCTTCGGCCCGGTTGGGATGCTGGCGTGCGGGTCTGGGCCATGCGGCAAGTGTTAACCGCCAAATTCGCGGTCCCTGCCCTTCGCTACCAACTCGTGCGTACCGAGGGCCGCGTGCTTGTGGAGACAAATCACTGGCACGACCAGTACTGGGGCTCGTGCTTCTGCCCGAGGCATGAGCAGACTCCCGGTATGAATATGCTCGGCGAGCTGCTGATGGTCATCCGCGCACGTCACAGGTCAACGACCTAG
- a CDS encoding N-6 DNA methylase has translation MSSYRQIVKLLVANAGEKRMSEVFDDFVEMSALAVRNAVDSWGYDEREEQYLRTAGRYDRDELNRFAHALALVVNAMEQAPCDVLGRLYMELELGNGRLGQFYTPYDVARLMAGMQIDAIAEQIQSQGFASLYEPACGAAAFIVAITQEMRTAGLNPQTQLHVTAEDIAPQAVHMAYIHLSLLHVPAVVHRRNTLTMETFDSWRTPAHILGGWGWKLRHVDTVERAQKLLDSPATSGGPSFTTTDHRMAPGCTNLDSGHGGRLHPSRPDARTGGTLMPLGTAR, from the coding sequence GTGAGCAGTTACAGGCAGATCGTGAAGCTGCTCGTGGCAAACGCCGGCGAGAAGCGAATGTCGGAAGTCTTCGACGACTTCGTCGAGATGTCCGCGCTCGCCGTCCGGAACGCGGTGGATTCCTGGGGGTACGACGAGCGCGAGGAGCAGTACCTGCGCACCGCAGGTCGCTATGACCGCGACGAGCTGAACCGCTTCGCGCACGCCCTCGCGCTCGTCGTGAACGCGATGGAGCAAGCACCCTGCGACGTACTCGGCCGCCTCTACATGGAACTGGAGCTCGGCAACGGCCGCCTCGGCCAGTTCTACACCCCCTACGACGTCGCCAGGCTCATGGCAGGGATGCAGATCGACGCAATTGCCGAGCAGATCCAGTCCCAGGGTTTCGCGAGTCTGTACGAACCAGCATGTGGAGCAGCCGCGTTCATCGTCGCCATCACTCAGGAGATGCGCACCGCCGGACTGAACCCCCAGACCCAGTTACACGTGACGGCAGAGGACATCGCACCCCAAGCCGTCCACATGGCCTACATCCACCTGTCGCTGCTCCACGTTCCCGCGGTCGTACACCGCAGAAACACCCTCACCATGGAGACGTTCGACAGCTGGCGAACACCAGCCCACATCCTCGGCGGATGGGGCTGGAAGCTCCGCCATGTCGACACGGTGGAGAGAGCGCAGAAGCTGCTCGACTCGCCGGCGACCTCCGGTGGACCCTCATTCACCACAACGGACCACAGGATGGCTCCAGGCTGCACCAACCTGGATTCGGGCCATGGTGGACGGTTGCACCCGTCACGACCGGATGCCCGGACCGGCGGCACCCTAATGCCTCTGGGGACGGCTCGATAG